The region AGCACGTGAGACATGGGGGGGACGTTGCGGGTGTCCAGTTCGTTCAGCTTGGCCACATAGTCCAGAATTTCGCTCATCTGCTCGGCCAGCACCTGCTCTTCTTCCTCCGAGAACTCCAGACGGGCCAGCCGGGCAATGTACCGGACTTCATCTACCGAAATCGCCATCGTTGCCGTAGGCTCAGGTGGGTTGTATATCGGCTCAAATACCAGCTCTTGAGTGCGTCCCGCTACCCCACAGCCTTAGTCAGGGTTCCCGGCTGCGCGAAGCAATGCCTGCATACGAGCCTGCACCGTATCCATCAGCGTGGGTAGATGGCGCCGTCGAAGACCTTCCGTCGGGATCGGCTCACCGATCACTATGCGAACCGTTCCCGGACGGGATACCCTGCGGCGCTCGTCCAGCCGCCGGTAGCTATCGCAGATAACGACCGGCACCAGAGGCACCCCGGCCTCCACCGCCAGCAGAAAGGCCCCTTTCTTGAAAGGCCGCAGCTCGGGCCGATAGCCGCGTGTGCCTTCCGGGAAGAGTAGCACAGGATGTCCCTGCCGAATGCGTTCACCGGCCAGTTGCAGGCTTTTGAGCGACCGCCGTGGATTGTTTCGATCAATAAACAGCGAAGCAGAATGGCGCATAGCCCACCCCATCACCGGCACGCGCTCAAGCTCTGCCTTGGCCACAAATCCAAAAGGATACGGCAAGGCATAGGCCAGTACCAGAATATCCAGGGCACACTGGTGATTGGACACAAACAGGCAGGGCTGTCCTTCCGGCAGGCGAGCCCGGTCTTGACAAACCACACGCCAGCCGCAGGCTTTCAAGATGAGCCCTGCCCAACGTCGGGCCCACTTTTTAAAGTTGGCGGCCGTCGGACGCAACCGATGGGTGAACACTTGGCAAGGCGCAATAAGCAACGTGCTAAAAATACCTACGAGGACGAACCAGAAGAAATGCAGTCGGGTCCACAGCGTTACGGGTGGCGCCCCCTCAACGGGAGCTTCAACCGGTGCCGGCCCCAGCAACGGAGCCACAGGGGATGTTTCCCGGATCTCTTCGGCAGCCATGAAGCACTATGATTGGGCGATTGCCTCGGACGCTTTTCGTATCTGGCGAAGCAACTGGAGCAGGCGCGTAGCGTCGTGCAGGCCGCGCTTCGTCCGTGGTTCGGCGTGCACTTCAAGGCTCAGCGGTCCATCAAATCCCCGGGTGCGCAACATCTGAAGTTGCGTATGCCAGTGCACAGCGCCTTCGCCAAGGGGTGCCGGCTCCCAGACGCCTCGGTCCGGGTCGATGCGCCAGTCGCTGCAACGCACCAGCCAGATCCGCGCTGGCAACGCCTGCAAGCCCTCTGCCGGGTTTTCACCGGCCTGTAGCGCAGCGCCAGGATTCCAGGCAGCCCCTACAGCCGGGTGATCGACAGCTTTCAGTAACGTCGCCAGTGCCCGACCCGTTGGGAAAGCACCCTCGGGTTCGTTCAGTACGGCCACACGCACTCCGTAGTCGGCGGCCTTGTCGCCGGCCATCCGAAGCGCGCGGGCGGCTTCCTCGACTGGCACCTCCGCCTGCTCAGCCGCAAAAGCCGACACCACCACACAGGAACAGTCAATCCGCCGACAAAAGCTCAATACTTCGTCAAACGCCGCGATTTCGTTCAGCCAGGTACGTCGGTCGCGCACCGATCCTTCAAACATACCGGGCACAATGGCTACAGCCGGTAGCTCGTGCTCCAGCAGACGACGGCGCAGTTTTTCTTCATTGACAAAGGGCACGCGGTCTGCAGGTCCCCCGATCGTGCGCAACTCTACCCCTTCCAACCCCCAGAGCAACGTCAGATAAAGCGCACGCTCCAGATTTAGCGTTACCGTATCGGTCAGGAGTACCGGAATCATAGGGAGCGATGCTACTGGCCTGATGGTGGTATCAACGTGTCGTCCTGTACGGGGGCCCAGGGATCCGGTGTAATCACCTCACGCAGCAGGATGGTCTGAGCCGTCTGCACCAGCATACGGGCTCGTTGCAGGGCACGCACACGAAGCCGCTCTGGTTCGGGTGTTGAAACCTCGGGGGGCACCTGATAGATCCGACGGTACGCCTGTTGCCAGGCATCCGGCACATTGACAAACACCTGACGGTCGGCCTGCAGCGAATCGGGCAGCAGGATCGGTTGTAGGATCAGTCCATGACGGGCCACCAACTGTTGCAACCGGGGCAAGGCTTCAGGATCCGGATCCAGATAAACAAGACGACGGGTAGCAGCCGGATCCCAGAGCGGCTGCTGCAAATAGGCCCGCAACCCCTGATTCCCCTGACGTGCTCCCGACCATACAGCGAAGAGCAGGCTGCGCCGAGGAAGCGGCCAGTAAGTGGCCAGCGTGCTGTACAAACGTGCCAGCTCCAGCAATGCAGCTACGCCTTCCCCCAGGTGCATCCCGTCAAACAACAGGGAGCGTCCCGGTAGCGCAATCACGTCCAGATCTGCACACACGATCACCAGTTCAGTTCGCAATACCGGATCTTTCCCCGCCACAAACCCCAGCACATTCAGGGCACCGACCTGTCTTTCCCCCAGTTGTCCGATCCGCAACTGTATCGGTCGGCTGAGCGGAAGGCTTACAGCCGTCGCATCGTTCAGGTATGACGTCAGCGCATTCGTAGAGAGTCCCAGTAGCCGTTCGACCGCTATCGGCGTTATCTGTAGGATGCGCAGACCGACAACCGGCCTGTAGGTCAGCCACGGCCGCAACGATCCGATTATCAGGAGGGCCTGGACCTTCCGCGCACGCGCTACCCTCAGCGCCTCTTCAGCAGAGGTGTCCGGCACCAACCAGACCCCGGCAGGTGGACAGACAGCCGGTTGAGCACAGAGCACCACGCGGTCTGCCACCACACGCCCGGTATCGCTTTGCGCATCGGGCCAGAATTCCAGCCCTGGAAAAAAGGCAGCCGTATCCTGATCAGCCCAACCCAGCGTGGCTGGCCAGGGTAGCGCCACCTGTGCCTCATAGATGAGCCGATAATGCCTACCCAGGACAGGCTGTAACCGAAATTCCCGCATGCGGTCTTCCACATACTGGGCCGCCAGCACAAAGCTACGCGATCCGGTCACCCGGCCCCGCATTTCCGGCCGCATCAGCACCTCCAGATGCTCGGCCAACAGCGAACGGTCCGGCGCATATAGCCAGACCGGCGTCTCCTGAGACGGCCGCAGCGCTGGCGCACAGGCCGCTAACCAACAGGCCATGCCCCCGATGAGCAGAGACCGATCCATGCGGACCTATAGCATGCGTACAATGTCCTGGCCTAAACCCCGGAGCGATTCCTGACGTTTCGCGCCCCCGCAGACAAAAAAGCGGGAAGCCGTCGAGAGCTTCCCGCTGCTGGATCCTGCCATCTTCCGTGATCAGTTCCGCGGCATGTACATCTGACGCATCGTGTGTTGACCAAACCGTTCCAACCGTTCCCGGAGTTCACGCCGACTACGCTCCAGCAGATTACGTTCCAGGGGCCGGCGTGCCCGCGCTGTCAGCGGATCCAGAATCCTTACCTGAAGCACAATCAGCAGTTCAGTCTGCGTAATCGTGCGTTGCGTACGTCCAAAAATATACCGCAGACCAAAGAACCACCAGGGCAGATCTTTCAACAACGGAATGCCTTTGCGTGCAATGGATTCTCGTGTTGAATAAAGCCCTCCGATAATCGTCTGCTCGCCATCAAGTAAAAGTACCTGGGTATCAGCAGTATTCCGTTCGATAATCGGACCGGAAGGCGAAGGCGTCGCACTGGAGTTTTCAACCAGAACGTCCAGGTGCACAAACTCAATAAGAGGGGCACCGGCCGTATCGGCTGTCGGGGCAACAATAAGCGTGGGCGTCACGTCGATAATGATTCCAGTCGACACAAACTGGGTAATGGTATTACCTGCAAAGTCGCGGGTCTGGATGGGCACATCTGAGCCGATCTGAATACGTCCCTGCTCCCCACTCTGTACCGTAATCTGCGGACTGGCGATCGTTTCACCTATTCCTTCGGTTTCCAGAAAGCGCAAGAAATTGGTCAACTGGCGGAAGTTGATGCGCTCAGGCGCTTCAATAAGGGGCTGCAATGGATCAAATAATTCGTCGGTTTTCAAATAAAACTGGACATTATCCTGACCCGCTACGCCTCCCACTCCTCCGACACCTCCCCCTGCTCCCTGACCAGCCGCCGCTCCCACATTGAGGCCAAAGAACTGATCCCAGTTGATCCCGATATCACGTGCTTTGGTCAGGTTGACACTGAATAGAATGGCATTGATCTGGATTTCGCGTGTATCGGCAGTAGCCGGCAAAAGGGCATCGGTCTGCTCCGTTTCAGTACCTTCGGTAATCCGACGCGGTCCCAGCACCACCTCAGGCTGCTCCGGTGCTTTTTCAATAATGAAAAACCTGTCGGTCTCCCGGTAGGTCAATCCCTTGGTCTGCAGTACCAGCTCAAAGGCATCGAAGAAATGCATACCTGAGATGGCGATCCCGATCGGATCGGTGCGCTCTTCCGGATCCACAAGCTGTTTGCCGGTTACCCGCTGAAAGATCGGGTTGAGTAGCTCGAAGAACTGATTCAGGGGCGTGGTTGGCAGAAACGACACCAGTTGATCGGGCGGCACGTAGGTGCGCATGACCCGCTGCGGAGGCCGATCCTGTGCCTGGCTGGGCCAGGCCAGTAATATGCCGATCAACAGTAGCCCCAGCACTGTGGCAATCCAGGTTTTTGTCTCCATATGCTCCATGGGTGATGTTTCTGGTCTTCAGGTTGGTGATGCTACTGATTGAGTGGCGTAAGCTGTACAGGTCCCAGGGCCTGCCGGTAGCGTTCGCCGGTTTCCAGATACAGGACTACTTCATCGAGAATACCGCCGCGATTCAGACGGGCGACCACACGGCCTTCAATGGGATCAATCTCGGTAATCTGTCCCAAGTACACCTTTTCTCCCACGCCTACCGTACGTAAGCCGGAAGCATCCTGAAAGACCGCGCGATTGCCCACAATAGATACCAGCTTTGCCTGTTCTATATCGATCAGGTTGTCCGAGTTGGGCGGAAGCTGTTCCAGAATCCCCGGATAGAAGGGATTGACCGGTGGATTTTTTTCGGGAAAGACCGCCCGTGGAAGTTGCCGGTAGAGGCTATCGGCCATGTGAGCTACTTGCAGGTCAGGCAATCCGCCATAGTAAGCTTCCAGTTGCATGTTGAATGAAACCATAATCATCATGCGCTCGCGGCCGCTCACGCGATCGGCCTTGACCAGGTCGATGTGGTCCAGCGCGAGATTACGAATACGGTATAACTCCGGACTGTTTTCGATCTCCCAGACAAAACGGTACAGATGAT is a window of Rhodothermus sp. DNA encoding:
- the gatC gene encoding Asp-tRNA(Asn)/Glu-tRNA(Gln) amidotransferase subunit GatC, with the translated sequence MAISVDEVRYIARLARLEFSEEEEQVLAEQMSEILDYVAKLNELDTRNVPPMSHVLDLYDVFREDVVEQRITHEAALRNAPDADSDYFRVPKVIE
- a CDS encoding lysophospholipid acyltransferase family protein codes for the protein MAAEEIRETSPVAPLLGPAPVEAPVEGAPPVTLWTRLHFFWFVLVGIFSTLLIAPCQVFTHRLRPTAANFKKWARRWAGLILKACGWRVVCQDRARLPEGQPCLFVSNHQCALDILVLAYALPYPFGFVAKAELERVPVMGWAMRHSASLFIDRNNPRRSLKSLQLAGERIRQGHPVLLFPEGTRGYRPELRPFKKGAFLLAVEAGVPLVPVVICDSYRRLDERRRVSRPGTVRIVIGEPIPTEGLRRRHLPTLMDTVQARMQALLRAAGNPD
- a CDS encoding sugar phosphate isomerase/epimerase family protein, whose amino-acid sequence is MIPVLLTDTVTLNLERALYLTLLWGLEGVELRTIGGPADRVPFVNEEKLRRRLLEHELPAVAIVPGMFEGSVRDRRTWLNEIAAFDEVLSFCRRIDCSCVVVSAFAAEQAEVPVEEAARALRMAGDKAADYGVRVAVLNEPEGAFPTGRALATLLKAVDHPAVGAAWNPGAALQAGENPAEGLQALPARIWLVRCSDWRIDPDRGVWEPAPLGEGAVHWHTQLQMLRTRGFDGPLSLEVHAEPRTKRGLHDATRLLQLLRQIRKASEAIAQS
- a CDS encoding type II and III secretion system protein produces the protein METKTWIATVLGLLLIGILLAWPSQAQDRPPQRVMRTYVPPDQLVSFLPTTPLNQFFELLNPIFQRVTGKQLVDPEERTDPIGIAISGMHFFDAFELVLQTKGLTYRETDRFFIIEKAPEQPEVVLGPRRITEGTETEQTDALLPATADTREIQINAILFSVNLTKARDIGINWDQFFGLNVGAAAGQGAGGGVGGVGGVAGQDNVQFYLKTDELFDPLQPLIEAPERINFRQLTNFLRFLETEGIGETIASPQITVQSGEQGRIQIGSDVPIQTRDFAGNTITQFVSTGIIIDVTPTLIVAPTADTAGAPLIEFVHLDVLVENSSATPSPSGPIIERNTADTQVLLLDGEQTIIGGLYSTRESIARKGIPLLKDLPWWFFGLRYIFGRTQRTITQTELLIVLQVRILDPLTARARRPLERNLLERSRRELRERLERFGQHTMRQMYMPRN